The genomic interval AGTGGAAAGGTTAGGAAGGCCTGCTCTGTGAGTCAAGCCCTCGTCTCCAGCTTTAACTGAAATCctcaagaatattttatttcatctgtgtttttatatatgcattaaattttttttttcagtacttcaCAACCTTTGTAGCTATATTTTGGCAAGTGCCCAACTGGCTGACATTTTCTACATATGTCAATATAGCTGAATTCTCTCACCACCTAGGTCACTGCTTCATGAATAGACTAAAATAgagatgtatattgcttttaaattatttttttatgtggtGTCTAAAAAGAACAATGAAAGGGGAACACCAGAGTGGAGCTGTTGAAGAATGAGCAACTGGTAAGTTTACATTACAATCATTACAATTCCTAATCACTGCTACTACTTCGTGTGGTTGCCTCCCTGGCAGAGGGCAGCGATGGTGACGGCATGCAGGAACCTCCTTGCTGCATGGTGACTAGTACAGAGAGCCTGAAACACAAGTGTGATATTTCTGACTTCAGTTTTTCTGTCTTTACCCTAAAATGTAAACTTAATAAATAGCTTTGTATAATGCAGAATACCAGTACCCAGACAGTGGTTatgaggcaggcatggtggtgcatataaTACTGGCGTGCAAGAAGGGAAATATATAGTTTTTATCCACTTATCTAGATAATGCTTGTTAGACTCTGTAAGATTTAAGTAGTTGATAataattcttcttttttaagtcCCTAATAGATTCTCACTCTGTACCCAAAGTCTAATGTAGcctagcctggctttgaactcatgaactccTTTAGTCTTATGTgttaggattacaagtatgtgcacCACGTCTAGCAATTCATAATTCTTCAGCCCTAAGATGTATCAGATTCCCTATTGCATGTTCCTACACCGTCTATGCTACAGACTGGAGGGTGAAAAGTCCCTAAGCATGAAACGGAGCCTTTgtaattgttttacattttctcttgGATGGTACTTCATATCTTAAAACCCTAAAGGACTAAATAAGACCCCATTATTATTATGTTGTTACTAGATCTACTAATAGTGTTGACTTAGCACTATGTCAAATGTGTTAATATCTTTACTTTTCCATCCGAAGGGATTGTGTTCCTTAGTCTCTAAAACTTAATGCAAAGTTGACTGTTTAGGAGGGAATGCAGTTTATGTAGGATCTCCAAACCCTAGGCTCCATCTCTAGTACtggcaaaaaaaggaaaaaaagacagacatgtttccaatatttttttgtcattgtaataaggctatatttcaatgaccctcacatcaccaaagggttctacctccatcgtagctaagctgagagttgataattctgttgcaccaagaaatgaattgtaggctcgatttttggatacagacttcctgctatggtaaaagctatttgacttgcGTGAACagattatattcatttaagaaatggtgtaggtattaagatggtctatccagccaggcggtggtagcgcacgcctttaatcccagcacttgggaagcagaggcaggtggatttctgagttcgaggccagcctggtctacaaagtgagttccaggacagccagggctactcagagaaaccctgtctcgaaaaaccaaaaaaaaaaaaaaaaaaaaaaaaaaaaaaaaaaaaaaaaaaaaaaaaaaaaaaaaaagatggtctatccacaaggtaattcgccaactgtttcatcctctgcttggagagtggcacagacattaggtgagggtaagaatttggttcattagctgtgataattgtTTCCAATATTTTTATCATGGCAACCTAAGTACTTTTAGAAAAGTAAacattatagtttttaaattttttaaatgatttatttgttttgtgtttaggaGGAACTATGGGACACTCATAGACGTATGAGAACAACTTTTCAGGAGTTCAAGTCCTCTTTCTACCATGAGGGACccgagaactgaacttgggtcatcaagcTTCACAACAActcctttaccctctgagccttTTCACCAACCTAaacatagggttttttttgttgttgttgttactatattttgttttaattgttaaattatatttacttattttatgtgtttacaaatacaagtgtgtgtgtgtatttgtgtgtgaatgcttatatggcacacatgccacagtgcaaATGTggctgtcagaggacagcttctgtcctggagctcaggaTTCAGTCTAGGAATGTCTTAAAGTCAATATACAGGTGAGTGTGATCTTGAACTCTGGagccccctgcctccaccttcaaAGCACTAGGACTATTGATCGGCATGGAGCAATTTACTCACCTAAGGCTTATTGTATTTGGACCTGTGACTTAGGGAAGTCCAGTTACCATGGGTGTGGCTGTTACTGATCACGCTATGCTTTCCTTGTCTTCTGcgtttattttcaaaataactgGTTTCCAGGAACTGACCTTAGATTCTCGTCTCAAACCTCCTCTAGCTCCCATCTTGTTCTACTGCTATGCAGCCTGGTTAAGTGCCAGGCATAGCAGGTGGTTGGCGTTTTTTTGAGGCCTGTGCAGCACAAGTTTAAAGTAGacacctctgtcctccacagaccTCTATGTACACCTAGCCATAGAACACCTGCATCTTAGGAAGCAGGTCATCTGACACTGTGGTCTCCTCTTGCTGACCACTATTACGTCCATTTCCTATGcagtgacacatacctgtaaataaagagaagaatTAGAGCCGTGGGACATCTTTTGCACCATCCCATCTTTCTGTAGGATGCACTCTTCCAGGTGAATCACATTTGGGTGTTGGCTCTTGATACTGCTTAGTGCCCAGAACTCTCGAAGGGCTAGTTCAACATTTTCAGGTGCGTGGCATCGAATTTTCTTTacggctactcttgcagaggtctTTCTGATGACTGCTTCATACACAACACCGTAACTACCTCGGCCTACCTCCCGTATTAGATCGTACTTTGGCTGGCTACTCACCATCTTCAAGGTCGAGGTTTCTGGAAAAATCAACAAAGTGCTCTGTTGAAATCAGGCAGACCCATTGGCTTGTATTCTTATGCATGGTATACCCATCTGTTTCACTCTCTGTGGTACTTGAAGGGTATCTAGCTATGCTTTGGTCCAATCTATCAATAATAATAAGTGTAATAGCACTTACTATATATCATGAACTATTTCAAGTACtttataacaatttttaaagtttttgttgtctttgagacagggtcttgctaagttTCCCTGGCTTGAAGCTTGATATATAAATGATGCTGGCTTTAGAAGCCACGGTCACAGTACCATCAACCCTGacttgtgtgtgagtgcaggcatGCCCATGCTATTGCATACCTATCAGGAGATAATATTGGCTCTCCTGTTACTGCTACAGCATATGCCAGGGTAGCTGCCTGTGAATTTTGGaaactctgcctctgctgcccacctcATCAAAGGCAGGCACATCTGGcttcacatgggttctagggatccaaattcagttcccCAGACTTACTCAGCAAATGTTTTAACCATTGAACTCTCTTTCCAGtctccacccacctactcctttTTTGAACAAGATCTCACTATGaaaccctggctggcctccaactcggagataagcctgtctctgcctccccagtgctgggattaaagatttatGTCACCATGCCTTGTTTCCAGTCCTGTTTTaaaaagacagggtcttgtgaTTATGTAGCTCAAGACGGTTTTcacttcttttaagattttattatatattttatgtacatgtgtatagctttgtgtaagtcaaaggacaatatgtgggagtcagttctctccgtCTACCATGTGGTTCCAGAAATTGAACTCATGTTGTAAGGCTTGGCAGAaaataacccactgagccatctcaacagccttGGCTACCTTGGTCTCTGGAATGGTGGTTTTACAAGTGTGTGAAGTAGCCAAACCTGGCTACTTTATATTAAGTTCATTTAATCCTTAACTGCTTGAAAATGTCATTGTTAAAAGTATACCAGAAATTTGAAATTTCATCAAGAGGTGGTGGCtcccacctttaatctcagcttgtgggaggcagaggcaggtggatctctgagtttaaggccagcctggtctacagagggagttccaggacagccatggctagagagaccctgtcttgagaagaaaacaaacaaacaaaaacagtgaaacACCCAAATCCCTCACACTTAGAAATATAAACACTTGACTTCTGCTTATGGCCTAAAAGTGGACAAGATCACTtacttattgttttgtttgcaaCAGTGTCGcaggtagctcaggctagccttgaacttcctatatagcagaggatgatcctaatctcctgcttccaccttccaagaactggagttatagacctGCACCAGTATGCTACATTATTTGTTTCTTATAAAATGAGCAGAAATAAACTTTGTGCAGCACTGTTCCCTCAGAATGAAGTAAGTAAATTGGAGTAGAActatctttttattgttgtttagcACAGCTACTTAATTCTAGGTCTTTTCCTGCCTAAGGGGGGAGGCGGGGCAACTTACGTGCATCCAGGGGAACTCTCTGACAGAGTTCTTTGGAGCTCTAGCTTGATCAATCCGTTTAAAGGCAAGCTGgagcacacacacccccacagaGAAATGTCCCTGTTGGGTGGAGAGTCGGCAGTATTGCTGGGTCGCCCACTGTCATCGCCCGGGGCAGGGAGGGTAAGACTGTTTACATTGCACAACTAGGTAAACAGACGCGACGGACCCGGGAACCTGAGACTCCCCGGAACAAGTGCTTTAAGTTCATAGgccagatttaaaagaaaatgactgtTTCTGACGTTTGCCTGGAGGGTTACTTCCTTGTCTGGGTCGCCTACCCTTCAACTTCTGACTGGATCCCCTGCTGTCAGGTTCCCAGTCACAGGCGGACATTCTGTCCAGCTAGCTCTGTGCTGGGTTCCCGGTTCCTAGGCGCTTCCAAGTGACTCTcttctctgcagccagtcccctctcttctctctcgcCCACTGGCCGCAGTCCCCCCCCGAGAGAAGGACGCCTTCCTGAATAAGAAAGCGCGGCGTCCAGCAAATCCTCGGGGTCCTGGCTGGAGAGACCCCTGCCCTGCGGAAGCATCCTCCGAGGACCCGGGTGCCTGCCTTACGATGGCGTGTCCTGCCTGCCATTCTCTCTCCGGTGCCGGGCACCGCCGGCTGGGCCATGCACCTGCTGGTGCAGGGGAAGGGACAAGTCAGGCCAGCGGTGCTCGGACGCGGAGCCTCAGCAGCATCACTCCGGGGGGGCCGGCCCTTGAGACCCCGAGGGACCTCCCGTGGCCCCTGAGCAGGCCCCGCAGGCGCTTGCGGACCAGGGCCGGCATCCGGGAGTGGCCCGGGCGGGAACGGAGGCCGCAGTCCCCCGCCGGTGGCCGGGGCAGCCCCGGGCCTTCCCGGGGCTGACTCCGCCGAGAGGTCTGTGACAGGCCTGCTGGGGACTGAGACCCATGCGGGGAGGTCGGTCCTGACTGCGGGGCATCCGTGCCACGACGAAGGGCCAGGTTTACCTCAGGGCAGCCGCCGCCGCTTCTCCCTCTCGTGAGCTCTGCAGGCCGCCATTATCGGGCAGCTCGCGCGCCTCGAGCCGGCGCGCGCCCCCGTGCTGCGCGGACACACCCCCTCACGCCGGGGCCCCGCCCCCTCCGGCCTCCCGGCGTGCGCGTGCGCAGCCCGGGCGTGCGCTGCCTGCCGGGGCGTGCTCCGGCCATTGCCCTTCGCCGCGGCTCGGGCTCCGCACGTCGTCGAGCGTCTCTGGGGGTGTGCGCGCTGCAGAGCGGACCAATGCCGCCCTGCAGGGGTGGCGGCGGCAGGGGACGGTCGCCCTCAGCCGCAGCGGGGAGCGCGTCCCGGGACCCCCGAGCCGCCAGGGCACGCGCCGCATCGCGGGCTACCCTCTGCCCGCCCTCTTCAGACCTACCGAGCGGCGGGCTGGAGCGCGCGGTTCGCTGGGGCCGGATGCCCGGCGCATCTTCCTTGTCGGTGGCGGGACTGGGCGGCCAGTGCTGGGAGGTGGGCTGCACCCACGTTCCGAGTCACCGAGCCGTGTTGGCGGGTGCCACAATGGCCCAGGCGGCGACGCGGGGCTGGGTGCGATCATCTGGGAGGATGCCGTCCCCTGCCCCACCGGCGCGGTGGTATCTCCCTTAAAGAAGCCGGAACCTCATTGTTCCCGGCCGTGAGGATCGGGGCGTCCTGCggggtgagagagaaagagagggtgcGGCTTACCTGGCTGCGGCGCCCCGCCTAGCTGGGACCCACGTAGGCCTGTGCACAGGCACAAAACAGGTCGCCAAGGACTAGGATTGACTGCTAGAACTGCAGTCCCCCGGAGTTCTTCAGATACGGCTCTAAGCCTTTCAAATACCCCCAACAGCTGTCAATCATATCCCTGAGTTGCCCTGAGATCTGCCATCAGGGTGACCATCACTCGGAGACCAGGGCTGACCCGTCAGTTACACAGATTCAGTGAGCATCTGCCAGAAACTCCCGTTCTTTTATTCTGCACCTACTGCTTGTTAATACGGTGATCCTGTTTTCATTGCTCTACCAGGCACATAAGCATCTCAGTGCCTCCAGGGTCATCTGCCGTAGTCTTCTGTTTATGGAACTAATATCTGGGGCCTGGACAACGTTCTATATAATGTAAAGACTTTACTACTGACTGCTTTCATAGGAGAGAAAGCCAATGCCTGCCACACTTGACCAAAAGGTGTCTTCCTAGAATACCCGCTCCCTACCCCCCTGGTGTAACAACCTCCAGCCCGTCTCCTAAGAAAAGCCCAGTAATCTGTTCAGAGTTTGTCCTGAGGGCCCTCCTGGAATTGGTGTTCACCAGTTTGCTGAGACTACTGActtctgtcctgtcctggaaaGTAGGGGGAAATAGGAAAGCTCTGTAGACGCCGGCTGCCAGTGTTAAACAAGGATGGAATAGGAAGAGATCTCTTTGTGAGAGTAGTCTTTCTGTTCATCATGGTCCTGAAATGTCACAGGAACTTCAAGGGACATACTTGTTCTAGCTGCTTTCCTGTCGCCgtgattaaaaggaaaaaaatcactggcCAAAAATACATTAGGGGAGGGAAAGGTGTGTTTGACTTAAACCTCCAGGGTTAGGGTCACTGGGACCgcatccatcactgagggaagtcagggaggGAGCTAGGGAAGGAATTGTGGGGGAAGGCTCCTTACGGGCTTGCTTCAGGGTCATGGCTCAGCTATGGTTCTAGACAGTCTAAGCTGGCCACATTGGGAAATCAACACCCCCCCCTCACAGGTGTGCTTACGGGCCAGTCTGATAGAGGCAGTCCCCCACTGGACACTTCCTCAAATAGCTaagttgtcaagttgacagctgaagctaacAGACTGGTGTTTTATCGTGTGCTATCTTCTGTGTGACTAACAGTTGCttatgttttaaactttttaaaggcCTACCAGTCCAATACAAGAATTACTCTACATTCTACAGTTCTTTtgcctttgaggcagggtctcactgcacagccctggcaggcctgaaactcactctgtagaccaagctagcctggaactcacagagatccacctgcctctgcctcctaagtgctgctgggattaaaggtacgtaCTCCCACACCTGAGCaaccttaaacaaacaaacaaacaaagagtatggatctgtgtttgtgtgatgcatgtcagaggacaactttagtgGAGTTCACTCTCACCTTTTACCTTTTccggctgtggtggtttgaatatctg from Mastomys coucha isolate ucsf_1 unplaced genomic scaffold, UCSF_Mcou_1 pScaffold18, whole genome shotgun sequence carries:
- the Pdik1l gene encoding serine/threonine-protein kinase PDIK1L isoform X2 gives rise to the protein MVSSQPKYDLIREVGRGSYGVVYEAVIRKTSARVAVKKIRCHAPENVELALREFWALSSIKSQHPNVIHLEECILQKDGMVQKMSHGSNSSLYLQELIPGEELKVETAAGDGYTGDIAGKLSKLHVTLQIGTSLPGPYRGKTLNCWN